A single Streptomyces sp. 2114.4 DNA region contains:
- a CDS encoding rhomboid-like protein translates to MLEPPRGGRRPWPGNPLTWVKDWVRSSPGTHIWLLVIGVTSLVIASASEGLGQFLIHRTSSNIHELNEHPLPSLLISGFWIERPSSFLLYVVMFELLHANVERWMGSMRWLLTVGGAHIAATLASQELVLLAIEGHRLPRSMTHVVDIGVSYGLAAAAGVLTYRLLPPWRYGYLVAVLVFFGIPLTTGASFTDFGHAIALTMGFTAWPLTPSAAGTRPEQDAAHQEPAAGKPPSRQAPPPPPEPGPEDRQER, encoded by the coding sequence CTGCTGGAGCCGCCGCGCGGCGGCCGCCGGCCGTGGCCCGGCAACCCCCTGACCTGGGTGAAGGACTGGGTACGCAGCAGTCCCGGCACCCATATCTGGCTGCTGGTCATCGGCGTCACCAGCCTGGTCATCGCCTCCGCGTCCGAGGGACTGGGACAGTTCCTCATCCACCGCACCAGCAGCAACATCCACGAGCTGAACGAGCATCCGCTGCCGTCGCTGCTCATCAGCGGCTTCTGGATCGAACGCCCGTCGTCCTTCCTGCTCTACGTGGTGATGTTCGAGCTGCTGCACGCCAACGTGGAGCGCTGGATGGGCAGCATGCGCTGGCTGCTGACCGTCGGCGGTGCGCATATCGCCGCCACCCTCGCCAGCCAGGAGCTCGTCCTGCTGGCCATCGAGGGCCACCGGCTGCCGCGTTCGATGACCCATGTCGTGGACATCGGGGTCTCGTACGGGCTGGCCGCGGCCGCCGGTGTGCTGACCTACCGGCTGCTGCCGCCCTGGCGCTACGGCTATCTCGTCGCGGTGCTGGTCTTCTTCGGCATCCCGCTGACGACCGGGGCCTCCTTCACCGACTTCGGCCATGCCATCGCGCTGACCATGGGCTTTACGGCCTGGCCGCTGACCCCGTCGGCAGCCGGCACACGGCCGGAGCAGGACGCGGCACACCAGGAACCCGCCGCCGGGAAGCCGCCATCGCGCCAAGCCCCGCCCCCGCCCCCGGAGCCGGGCCCGGAGGACCGTCAGGAGAGGTAA
- a CDS encoding HAD family hydrolase, whose translation MSSSAPLPYKLIATDLDGTLLRHDETVSERTRRVLAAATAAGAAHIVVTGRAVPWTRHILDALDYKGLAVCGQGGQVYHAGEHRLLTSVTLDRQLAGLALAKIEAEVGPLYLAASRDGLEGEVLVGPGYRVHEGSLPHVMLDDPGELWVAPLNKVYIQHPDLDDDALALAARQVAGDLVGVTVAGEGIVELLPLGLTKATGLSLAARRLGVTAKETLAFGDMPNDIPMFAWSAHGVAMANAHDELKAVAHELTASNEEDGVAVVLERLYLS comes from the coding sequence GTGAGCTCATCCGCTCCGCTGCCGTACAAGCTCATCGCGACGGATCTCGACGGGACGCTGCTGCGCCACGACGAGACCGTCTCCGAGCGCACCCGCCGGGTGCTCGCCGCGGCCACCGCGGCGGGCGCGGCGCATATCGTCGTCACCGGCCGCGCCGTGCCCTGGACCCGGCACATCCTCGACGCCCTGGACTACAAGGGCCTCGCGGTGTGCGGACAGGGCGGGCAGGTCTACCACGCCGGTGAGCACCGCCTGCTGACCTCGGTGACGCTGGACCGCCAGCTGGCCGGTCTCGCGCTGGCCAAGATCGAGGCGGAGGTCGGCCCGCTGTATCTGGCGGCGAGCCGGGACGGTCTGGAGGGCGAGGTGCTGGTCGGCCCCGGCTACCGCGTCCACGAGGGCTCGCTGCCCCACGTCATGCTGGACGACCCCGGCGAGCTGTGGGTGGCACCGCTCAACAAGGTCTACATCCAACATCCCGACCTGGACGACGATGCGCTGGCGCTGGCCGCACGGCAGGTCGCCGGGGATCTGGTGGGCGTGACGGTGGCCGGCGAGGGCATCGTCGAACTGCTGCCGCTGGGCCTGACGAAGGCCACCGGACTGTCGCTGGCCGCCCGCCGGCTGGGCGTCACCGCCAAGGAGACCCTGGCCTTCGGGGACATGCCCAACGACATCCCGATGTTCGCCTGGTCCGCCCACGGAGTGGCCATGGCCAACGCCCATGACGAGCTGAAGGCCGTCGCGCACGAACTCACCGCCTCCAACGAGGAGGACGGGGTCGCGGTGGTGTTGGAGCGGCTTTACCTCTCCTGA
- the serS gene encoding serine--tRNA ligase, whose protein sequence is MIDLRLLREDPDRVRASQRARGEDVALVDALLSADERRRSSSVRFDELRAEQKALGKLIPKASGDEKAVLLKKAGELSAAVKAADAAQDEAKEETQALLQKLGNLVHPDVPVGGEEDFTVLETHGTIRDFAAEGFEPKDHLEIGELLGAIDVERGAKVSGSRFYYLTGIGALLELALVNAAIAQATAAGFTPMLTPALVRPRAMEGTGFLGQAAENVYHLEKDDYYLVGTSEVPLAAYHMDEIVDAAKLPLRYAGFSPCFRREAGTYGKDTRGIFRVHQFDKVEMFSYVAPDDAQAEHQRLLDWEKQWLTGLELPFQVIDVATGDLGASASRKFDCEAWIPTQGKYRELTSASNCDEFQARRLSVRMRETVDGKQKVSPLATLNGTLCAVPRTIVAIFENHQQADGSVRVPEVLRPYLGGREILEPVAK, encoded by the coding sequence GTGATTGACCTTCGCCTGCTCCGTGAGGACCCCGACCGTGTGCGCGCGTCCCAGCGCGCCCGTGGAGAGGACGTCGCACTCGTCGACGCGCTTCTCTCCGCCGACGAGCGGCGCAGGTCGTCCAGCGTCCGCTTCGATGAGCTGCGTGCCGAGCAGAAGGCGCTCGGCAAGCTCATCCCCAAGGCCTCCGGCGACGAGAAGGCCGTGCTGCTGAAGAAGGCCGGTGAGCTGTCCGCCGCCGTCAAGGCCGCCGACGCCGCACAGGACGAGGCCAAGGAGGAGACGCAGGCGCTGCTGCAGAAGCTCGGCAACCTCGTCCACCCCGACGTCCCCGTCGGCGGCGAGGAGGACTTCACCGTCCTGGAGACGCACGGCACGATCCGCGACTTCGCGGCGGAGGGCTTCGAGCCCAAGGACCACCTGGAGATCGGCGAACTGCTCGGCGCGATCGACGTCGAGCGCGGCGCCAAGGTGTCCGGCTCCCGCTTCTACTACCTCACGGGCATCGGCGCGCTGCTGGAGCTCGCCCTGGTCAACGCCGCCATCGCGCAGGCCACCGCGGCCGGTTTCACGCCGATGCTGACCCCCGCCCTGGTGCGCCCGCGCGCCATGGAGGGCACGGGCTTCCTCGGCCAGGCCGCGGAGAACGTCTACCACCTGGAGAAGGACGACTACTACCTGGTCGGCACCTCCGAGGTCCCGCTCGCCGCGTACCACATGGACGAGATCGTCGACGCGGCCAAGCTGCCGCTGCGCTACGCCGGTTTCTCGCCGTGCTTCCGCCGCGAGGCCGGCACCTACGGCAAGGACACCCGCGGCATCTTCCGGGTCCACCAGTTCGACAAGGTGGAGATGTTCTCCTACGTCGCGCCGGACGACGCCCAGGCCGAGCACCAGCGGCTGCTGGACTGGGAGAAGCAGTGGCTGACCGGTCTGGAGCTGCCGTTCCAGGTCATCGACGTCGCCACCGGTGACCTCGGCGCCTCGGCCTCCCGCAAGTTCGACTGCGAGGCGTGGATCCCCACCCAGGGCAAGTACCGCGAGCTGACCTCGGCCTCCAACTGCGACGAGTTCCAGGCCCGGCGGCTCTCGGTCCGGATGCGCGAGACCGTCGACGGCAAGCAGAAGGTCTCGCCGCTGGCGACCCTCAACGGCACGCTCTGCGCCGTACCGCGCACGATCGTGGCGATCTTCGAGAACCACCAGCAGGCGGACGGCTCCGTGCGCGTCCCCGAGGTGCTCCGCCCCTACCTGGGCGGCCGGGAGATCCTGGAGCCCGTCGCCAAGTGA
- the pheA gene encoding prephenate dehydratase: MSASRYTYLGPEGTFTEAALRTLPEAATRELVPMVSVPAALDAVRDGEAAAALVPIENSVEGGVTTTLDELAAGRPLMIYREVLLPIAFALLVRPGTALSDVKTVTGHPVAQPQVRKWLAAQLPEAVWESAASNADGARLVQEGRYDGAFAGEFAAATYGLEPLVTDIHDAQNAATRFVLVGRPARPAAPTGSDKTSVVLWLAEDHPGALLELLQEYAVRGVSMMRIESRPTGEGIGRYCFSVDCEGHVTDRRVSEVLMGLKRVCREVRFLGSYPRADEASPSVRRQMTDAAFTEASDWLARCMDGRG; the protein is encoded by the coding sequence ATGTCGGCCAGCCGCTATACCTACCTCGGCCCCGAGGGCACGTTCACGGAGGCCGCGCTGCGCACGCTTCCCGAGGCGGCGACCCGCGAGCTGGTGCCGATGGTGTCGGTCCCGGCCGCCCTGGACGCGGTGCGCGACGGTGAGGCCGCCGCGGCGCTGGTGCCGATCGAGAACTCCGTCGAGGGCGGGGTGACCACCACGCTCGACGAACTGGCCGCCGGCCGACCACTGATGATCTACCGCGAGGTGCTGCTGCCGATCGCCTTCGCGCTGCTGGTCCGCCCCGGTACGGCGCTCAGCGATGTGAAGACGGTGACCGGGCACCCGGTCGCCCAGCCGCAGGTGCGCAAGTGGCTGGCGGCCCAACTCCCGGAGGCCGTATGGGAGTCGGCGGCCTCGAATGCCGACGGCGCGCGGCTGGTGCAGGAGGGCCGCTACGACGGCGCCTTCGCGGGCGAGTTCGCGGCGGCGACCTACGGTCTGGAGCCGCTGGTCACCGACATCCATGACGCGCAGAACGCGGCCACCCGCTTCGTGCTGGTGGGCCGCCCGGCCCGGCCCGCTGCGCCGACCGGCAGCGACAAGACCTCGGTCGTGCTGTGGCTGGCCGAGGACCACCCCGGTGCGCTGCTGGAACTGCTGCAGGAGTACGCGGTGCGCGGGGTGAGCATGATGCGGATCGAGTCCCGGCCGACCGGTGAGGGCATCGGCCGCTACTGCTTCTCCGTGGACTGCGAGGGGCACGTCACCGACCGCCGGGTCAGCGAGGTGCTGATGGGTCTCAAGCGGGTCTGCCGCGAGGTGCGGTTCCTCGGCTCCTATCCGCGGGCGGACGAGGCGTCGCCGAGCGTGCGGCGGCAGATGACGGACGCGGCGTTCACCGAGGCGTCGGACTGGCTGGCGCGCTGCATGGACGGGCGGGGCTGA
- the efeB gene encoding iron uptake transporter deferrochelatase/peroxidase subunit: MSKQTSGKKVPGKAAPGKAAPGKKPSGKAVSGKAPGARSAGAPGAAGAGNAPGVPAPAAAPAPETDRSPSPAPSPELSRRRLLGSVGAAGAAGLVVGGAGGAIGVAAAQSGPQDGAAKAVTSIGSTEVPFRPARAGHQAGITTPLQATGHLVAFDLAPDADRKAAAALLRRWSRTAEELMAGRTPDADTGVALDAGPSSLTVTFGFGHSFFGRTGLTKRRPVQLDPLPDFSADALDAGRSNGDLWIQIGADDALVAFHALRALQKDAAGAARLRWQMNGFNRTPGATARPMTARNLMGQIDGTNNPKPSDKDFDERIFVGRDADQAWMHGGSYAVVRRIRMLLDDWEKRSRHEQERVIGRRKDDGAPLTGGSETTPMRLEANGPDGLPVIPANAHARIAAPESNQGAAMLRRPFSFHDGFREDGAPDAGLLFVCWQADPLRAFTQVQRKLDRGDALSRFLRHEASGLYAVPPAAGPGDYVGRPLLEG; encoded by the coding sequence ATGAGCAAGCAGACGTCCGGCAAGAAGGTGCCCGGCAAGGCGGCGCCCGGCAAGGCGGCGCCCGGTAAGAAGCCGTCCGGGAAGGCGGTGTCCGGGAAGGCCCCGGGCGCCCGGTCCGCGGGCGCGCCCGGGGCCGCCGGGGCGGGCAACGCACCAGGCGTGCCCGCACCCGCCGCCGCCCCGGCGCCCGAAACCGACCGCTCCCCCTCGCCCGCCCCCTCTCCGGAGCTCTCCCGTCGCCGGCTGCTCGGCAGCGTCGGCGCGGCGGGCGCGGCCGGGCTGGTCGTCGGCGGGGCCGGCGGCGCCATCGGGGTCGCCGCCGCGCAGTCCGGCCCGCAGGACGGCGCCGCCAAGGCCGTGACCAGCATCGGATCTACGGAGGTACCGTTCCGGCCGGCCCGCGCCGGGCACCAGGCGGGGATCACCACCCCGCTGCAGGCCACGGGGCATCTGGTCGCCTTCGACCTGGCACCGGACGCGGACCGCAAGGCCGCCGCCGCGCTGCTGCGCCGCTGGTCGCGGACGGCCGAGGAGCTGATGGCCGGGCGGACCCCGGACGCCGACACGGGGGTCGCGCTCGACGCGGGCCCGTCCTCGCTGACCGTCACGTTCGGCTTCGGCCACAGCTTCTTCGGCCGTACGGGCCTGACGAAGCGGCGCCCCGTACAGCTCGATCCGCTGCCCGACTTCTCGGCCGATGCGCTGGATGCCGGGCGCAGCAACGGAGATCTGTGGATACAGATCGGCGCCGATGACGCGCTGGTCGCCTTCCACGCGCTGCGCGCACTGCAGAAGGACGCGGCCGGAGCTGCGCGGCTGCGCTGGCAGATGAACGGTTTCAACCGCACCCCGGGCGCCACCGCGCGCCCGATGACCGCACGCAATCTGATGGGCCAGATCGACGGCACCAACAACCCCAAACCGTCGGACAAGGACTTCGACGAGCGGATCTTCGTGGGGCGGGACGCCGACCAGGCCTGGATGCACGGCGGCTCGTACGCCGTCGTCCGCCGGATCCGGATGCTGCTGGACGACTGGGAGAAGCGCTCCCGGCACGAACAGGAGCGGGTCATCGGGCGCCGCAAGGACGACGGTGCGCCGCTGACCGGCGGCTCGGAGACCACCCCGATGCGGCTGGAGGCGAACGGCCCCGACGGGCTGCCGGTCATCCCGGCCAATGCGCACGCGCGGATCGCGGCGCCGGAGTCCAACCAGGGCGCGGCGATGCTGCGCCGCCCGTTCTCCTTCCACGACGGGTTCCGGGAGGACGGGGCTCCGGACGCGGGGCTGCTCTTCGTCTGCTGGCAGGCCGATCCGCTGCGCGCCTTCACCCAGGTCCAGCGGAAGCTGGACCGCGGGGACGCGCTGTCGCGGTTCCTGCGGCACGAGGCGAGCGGGCTCTACGCGGTGCCCCCGGCGGCCGGACCGGGCGACTACGTGGGCCGGCCGCTGCTGGAGGGCTGA
- a CDS encoding copper resistance protein CopC, with product MVTTGLGPRRSAVLRLLVVAVALAGALIGGLGGAAPASAHAALTGSTPVQGSVVDHAPEQVTLTFSEGVAMGDNSIRVLDPRGKRVDRGKLLNLSSGNVVKYGAGLPPGLGNGTYTVTWQAVSADSHPVSGAFTFSVGAPSKATAPVPQQKAGGGLVGALYGVARYLAYAGFVLLVGGAAFVVACRPAAALVRSVQRLVVQGWALLAGTTVAMLLLRTPYTGSGDLADVFDLAGLQQVLVTKPGAALVSRLLLLAAAALFVAVLFGTFARLHEPASQEPTPGEGPATGEEPVPGEERTAGQPAAGSAPGKTERADSGEEGTDAAGQPAVEAADLARQRRDLTFGLAFGGVIVAAGLAATWALAEHASTGLQTAVAMPVDVLHLLAVAAWLGGLAALVVSLYWGPPVERRAVRRFSRIAFGSVLVLVATGVYQSWRQVGSWRALTDTTYGWLLLLKVGLVVVLVGIAWVSRRWTGRLTEVRGAEEDVAEEDEEAEKDREAEEDREAEKAAVGALAATDAVTASASPTASAPPSSDRTPDRTPDGTPDESPDPARAAQLARQQAALRTARTKRQRDADPERLALRRSVLAEASVAVVLLVVTTVLTATEPARTEEAVKARSGGQSIASSGPQVLKIPFDTGGPGGKGTARLDLDPGRSGSANALRLRITDPSGKAVDVPEVKVSFTQKAKKIGPLPIAPKHLGKGQWRADGVQLPVPGQWQLSLLVRTSDIDQVTEIKNVKIG from the coding sequence ATGGTCACCACCGGGCTCGGGCCGCGACGGTCCGCCGTGCTGCGCCTGCTGGTCGTCGCGGTGGCGCTGGCCGGCGCGCTGATCGGCGGGCTCGGCGGCGCCGCCCCGGCCTCGGCGCACGCCGCGCTGACCGGGAGCACCCCCGTCCAGGGTTCGGTGGTGGACCACGCCCCCGAGCAGGTGACGCTCACCTTCTCCGAGGGCGTCGCGATGGGCGACAACTCGATCCGGGTGCTGGATCCGCGGGGCAAACGGGTGGACCGCGGCAAGCTGCTCAACCTGAGCAGCGGCAACGTCGTCAAATACGGCGCGGGGCTGCCACCGGGGCTCGGCAACGGCACCTACACCGTCACCTGGCAGGCGGTCTCCGCCGACAGCCACCCCGTCTCCGGCGCCTTCACCTTCTCGGTCGGCGCGCCCTCCAAGGCCACCGCCCCGGTGCCGCAGCAGAAGGCCGGCGGCGGTCTGGTCGGCGCGCTCTACGGCGTCGCCCGCTACCTCGCCTACGCCGGGTTCGTCCTGCTCGTCGGCGGCGCGGCCTTCGTGGTGGCCTGCCGGCCGGCCGCCGCCCTCGTCCGGTCCGTGCAGCGGCTGGTCGTCCAGGGGTGGGCGCTGCTGGCCGGCACCACCGTGGCGATGCTGCTGCTGCGCACCCCGTACACCGGGTCCGGCGATCTCGCCGATGTCTTCGACCTCGCCGGCCTCCAGCAGGTCCTGGTCACCAAGCCGGGCGCTGCTCTGGTCTCCCGGCTGCTGCTGCTCGCCGCCGCGGCGCTGTTCGTGGCGGTGCTCTTCGGGACGTTCGCGCGGCTGCACGAGCCGGCATCGCAAGAGCCGACTCCAGGAGAGGGGCCGGCAACGGGTGAGGAGCCGGTGCCGGGCGAGGAGCGGACTGCCGGGCAACCGGCGGCGGGGAGCGCGCCGGGCAAGACGGAGCGCGCGGACTCCGGGGAGGAAGGCACCGATGCCGCCGGACAGCCGGCCGTGGAGGCCGCCGACCTCGCCAGGCAGCGCCGGGACCTCACCTTCGGGCTCGCCTTCGGCGGGGTGATCGTCGCCGCGGGGCTCGCCGCTACCTGGGCGCTGGCCGAGCATGCCTCGACCGGTCTGCAGACCGCCGTCGCGATGCCGGTCGATGTGCTGCATCTGCTGGCGGTCGCCGCCTGGCTCGGCGGGCTGGCGGCGCTGGTGGTGTCCCTGTACTGGGGGCCGCCCGTAGAGCGGAGGGCCGTACGCCGCTTCTCGCGGATCGCGTTCGGCTCCGTGCTGGTGCTGGTGGCCACCGGTGTGTACCAGTCCTGGCGGCAGGTCGGCAGCTGGCGTGCGCTGACCGACACCACCTACGGGTGGCTGCTGCTCCTCAAGGTGGGCCTGGTCGTGGTGCTCGTCGGGATCGCCTGGGTGTCGCGGCGGTGGACGGGGCGGCTGACGGAGGTCCGGGGGGCCGAGGAGGACGTGGCCGAGGAGGACGAGGAGGCGGAGAAGGACCGGGAGGCGGAGGAGGACCGGGAGGCGGAGAAGGCGGCCGTCGGCGCCTTGGCCGCCACCGACGCCGTAACCGCATCGGCCTCTCCCACCGCTTCGGCTCCTCCTTCTTCTGACCGGACCCCGGACCGGACGCCGGACGGGACGCCGGACGAATCCCCCGACCCCGCCCGCGCCGCCCAACTCGCCCGTCAGCAGGCCGCGTTGCGTACCGCCCGTACCAAGCGGCAGCGCGATGCCGATCCGGAGCGGCTGGCGCTGCGCCGGTCGGTGCTGGCCGAGGCGTCGGTCGCCGTCGTCCTGCTGGTGGTGACCACGGTGCTGACCGCCACCGAACCGGCCCGCACCGAGGAGGCGGTCAAGGCCCGCTCGGGCGGGCAGTCCATCGCGAGCAGCGGGCCCCAGGTGCTGAAGATCCCGTTCGACACCGGCGGTCCGGGCGGCAAGGGCACCGCCCGCCTCGACCTCGATCCGGGGCGCAGCGGCAGCGCCAACGCCCTGCGGCTGCGGATCACGGACCCGTCGGGCAAGGCGGTCGACGTCCCCGAGGTGAAGGTCTCCTTCACCCAGAAGGCCAAGAAGATCGGGCCGCTGCCGATCGCCCCGAAGCACCTCGGCAAGGGACAGTGGCGGGCGGACGGGGTCCAGCTGCCGGTCCCGGGGCAGTGGCAGCTCTCGCTGCTCGTACGGACCTCCGACATCGACCAGGTGACCGAGATCAAGAACGTGAAGATCGGCTGA
- a CDS encoding copper chaperone PCu(A)C produces MNRRTTLAAALTFTAALVLAGCGGADGAPQLKVEGPYMPRPVDQNMAGAYFTVKNSGETADKLTSVTSDLSKDITLHKTAGTKMEQVNSLAIPAGGELRLSRGGNHLMFMGLKKKPAEGDKVAIELHFATAGPIKVTVPVKALTYAPKK; encoded by the coding sequence GTGAACCGCCGCACCACGCTCGCCGCCGCCCTCACCTTCACCGCCGCTCTCGTCCTGGCGGGCTGCGGCGGCGCGGACGGCGCACCGCAGCTCAAGGTCGAAGGCCCGTACATGCCCCGGCCGGTCGACCAGAACATGGCCGGCGCGTACTTCACGGTCAAGAACAGCGGTGAGACCGCGGACAAGCTCACCTCGGTCACCAGCGACCTGTCCAAGGACATCACGCTCCACAAGACGGCCGGCACCAAGATGGAGCAGGTCAACTCGCTGGCGATACCCGCGGGCGGCGAGCTGCGGCTCAGCCGCGGCGGCAACCACCTGATGTTCATGGGGCTGAAGAAGAAGCCGGCCGAGGGCGACAAGGTGGCCATCGAGCTGCACTTCGCCACCGCCGGTCCGATCAAGGTGACGGTCCCGGTCAAGGCCCTCACCTACGCACCGAAGAAGTAG
- a CDS encoding SCO family protein, translated as MHRRTLLASALAAAAAFSLTACNGEDNKPAAEVSGGTTAKPIVTLDSPLAKPDLVLTDTSGKKYDLVEKTKGHPTLIYFGYTNCPDVCPLTMANIAVAVKQLPPAERKDLRVVFITSDPERDTPAALKKWLGGIDKDFTGLTGNFDTIQGGARDVNIGIEKPVKKKNGDVVSTHGAQVLLTSPKDDKIHWMGMQEATSDNYTKALPKIVKGQNP; from the coding sequence ATGCACAGAAGGACCCTGCTCGCGTCCGCCCTGGCGGCGGCCGCGGCTTTCAGCCTGACCGCCTGCAACGGCGAGGACAACAAGCCCGCCGCCGAGGTCTCCGGGGGCACCACGGCCAAGCCGATCGTCACGCTCGACAGCCCCTTGGCGAAGCCGGACCTCGTCCTGACCGACACCAGCGGCAAGAAGTACGACCTGGTGGAGAAGACCAAGGGCCACCCGACGCTGATCTACTTCGGGTACACCAACTGCCCGGACGTCTGTCCGCTGACGATGGCCAACATCGCGGTCGCGGTGAAGCAGCTGCCGCCGGCCGAACGCAAGGATCTGCGGGTCGTCTTCATCACCTCCGACCCGGAGCGTGACACCCCGGCCGCGCTCAAGAAGTGGCTCGGCGGTATCGACAAGGACTTCACCGGTCTGACCGGCAACTTCGACACCATCCAGGGGGGTGCGCGCGACGTCAACATCGGGATCGAGAAGCCGGTCAAGAAGAAGAACGGCGATGTCGTGTCCACCCATGGTGCGCAGGTGCTGCTGACCTCCCCCAAGGACGACAAGATCCACTGGATGGGCATGCAGGAGGCGACCTCCGACAACTACACCAAGGCACTTCCGAAGATCGTCAAGGGGCAGAACCCGTGA
- a CDS encoding YcnI family protein — protein sequence MSMNSKMAKMPQQQSDASPTRRLARRLPLVGAAAAGSVLLLAGPASAHVSVQPSGPAAKGGYATVNFKVPNEKDDASTVKLEVTLPTDHPLASVMPQPVPGWKISVTKAKLPKPIEMEGEKITEAPSKITWTADGKGVEPGQFQQFPLSVGQLPKDTDQVVFKALQTYDNKEVVRWIEPTKEGAPEPENPAPVLKLGAPEEDGHGAAGASDKSGATTGMKATAATSAASGSDTTARVLGAVGIVVGVIGVGFGVFAGRRRSA from the coding sequence ATGTCGATGAATTCGAAGATGGCGAAGATGCCGCAGCAGCAGTCGGACGCGTCGCCCACGCGCCGGCTCGCACGCCGGCTGCCGCTGGTGGGCGCCGCCGCGGCCGGCAGCGTGCTGCTCCTCGCCGGCCCGGCCTCCGCCCACGTCAGCGTGCAGCCGTCGGGTCCGGCCGCCAAGGGCGGCTATGCGACCGTCAACTTCAAGGTGCCCAATGAGAAGGACGACGCCTCGACGGTGAAGCTCGAGGTGACGCTGCCCACCGACCACCCGCTGGCGTCCGTGATGCCGCAGCCGGTGCCCGGCTGGAAGATCTCGGTCACCAAGGCCAAGCTGCCCAAGCCGATCGAGATGGAGGGCGAGAAGATCACCGAAGCCCCCTCGAAGATCACTTGGACCGCCGACGGCAAGGGCGTGGAGCCCGGCCAGTTCCAGCAGTTCCCGCTCTCCGTCGGCCAGCTGCCCAAGGACACCGACCAGGTCGTCTTCAAGGCGCTCCAGACGTACGACAACAAGGAGGTCGTGCGCTGGATCGAGCCGACGAAGGAGGGCGCCCCGGAGCCGGAGAACCCGGCCCCGGTCCTCAAGCTCGGCGCGCCCGAGGAGGACGGCCACGGCGCCGCCGGAGCGAGCGACAAGAGCGGTGCCACCACCGGCATGAAGGCCACGGCCGCCACCTCGGCCGCGTCCGGCAGTGACACCACGGCCCGCGTCCTGGGCGCCGTCGGCATCGTCGTCGGCGTCATCGGAGTCGGCTTCGGTGTGTTCGCCGGCCGGCGCCGCAGCGCCTGA
- a CDS encoding ATP-binding protein, translating into MSIWWSLHLRREAASVPLARRLLLGTMETAGVDPDICYDLAVALSEACANAVEHGGDAATEDYRVTAFIDGDTCRIEVTDSGPGFRHCPAPPAPPHTAADRAPTPAPVPTPAQAPAFAEDGRGLFLIEALTDHVRYRNRTGRPGAVVSFDKILKWREGAALPMAS; encoded by the coding sequence ATGAGCATCTGGTGGTCACTCCATTTGCGGCGTGAGGCTGCGAGCGTGCCGCTGGCCCGTCGTCTGCTGCTGGGCACGATGGAGACGGCGGGCGTCGACCCGGACATCTGTTACGACCTTGCGGTGGCCCTCTCCGAGGCCTGCGCGAACGCCGTCGAGCACGGCGGTGACGCCGCCACCGAGGACTACCGCGTCACGGCCTTCATCGATGGCGACACCTGCCGCATCGAAGTGACCGACTCGGGCCCCGGGTTCCGCCACTGCCCCGCGCCCCCCGCCCCACCCCATACCGCCGCGGACCGGGCCCCCACGCCGGCCCCCGTGCCCACCCCCGCACAGGCTCCCGCCTTTGCCGAGGACGGCCGGGGGCTCTTTCTGATCGAGGCCCTCACCGACCACGTCCGCTACCGCAACCGCACGGGCCGCCCCGGCGCGGTCGTCAGCTTCGACAAGATCCTCAAATGGCGCGAGGGAGCGGCGCTGCCGATGGCGTCGTAG
- a CDS encoding TetR/AcrR family transcriptional regulator, with protein sequence MTTAHHGPGETRPGGRTARTRQAVLTAVFQELGDGGFAALTMERVAQRSGIHVATLYRRWRSTEGLVCDLLTDLSSDVPLPDSGTLPGDLQELAGSIATFYGEARMRRLIEAVVSAAARDPEAAAVLRTFFGERLALAGRMVERAVERGELPADTDPEKVMSALGAPFYYRILIARRPVDQDLAASAATAVWAAARAGAYGRQDDGPAHDTSPGG encoded by the coding sequence GTGACGACAGCGCACCATGGCCCTGGCGAGACCAGGCCCGGTGGTCGTACCGCCCGCACCCGCCAAGCCGTATTGACCGCCGTGTTCCAGGAGTTGGGCGACGGCGGCTTCGCCGCGCTGACCATGGAGAGGGTCGCGCAGCGGTCCGGAATTCATGTGGCGACGCTCTACCGTCGCTGGCGCTCCACCGAGGGTCTGGTGTGCGACCTGCTGACCGACCTGAGTTCGGATGTGCCGCTGCCGGACTCCGGCACGCTGCCCGGGGACCTGCAGGAGCTGGCCGGTTCGATAGCCACCTTCTACGGGGAGGCGCGGATGCGCCGGCTGATCGAGGCGGTGGTCTCCGCCGCGGCCCGCGACCCCGAGGCGGCGGCGGTGCTGCGGACCTTCTTCGGCGAACGGCTGGCGCTGGCCGGCCGGATGGTGGAGCGGGCCGTCGAGCGCGGCGAACTGCCCGCGGACACCGACCCGGAGAAGGTGATGTCGGCGCTCGGCGCGCCCTTCTACTACCGGATTCTGATCGCCCGTCGCCCCGTCGACCAGGATCTCGCCGCATCCGCCGCCACCGCGGTCTGGGCGGCGGCCCGCGCCGGTGCGTACGGGCGCCAGGACGACGGCCCCGCACACGACACGTCTCCCGGCGGCTGA